From the Rhinoderma darwinii isolate aRhiDar2 chromosome 12, aRhiDar2.hap1, whole genome shotgun sequence genome, one window contains:
- the TRMT5 gene encoding tRNA (guanine(37)-N(1))-methyltransferase, translating into MRFIRQFYHSAGLLNSYGIATFNKLVFHQPKQRFCETLTFSTFQKQRLFSAMTEIKENDEDIGLFSPNPRVRGMMSLDRDAFTKTIQVPALKIRKEILNKVMKPLKHKLLHRPHLKRIIDDPEDDTQKNVILDPAIVTSEDSFDDRDRELFTRLDICPQVLRVDLHLTYENFKTDEILEAVLPKGQDVTSSFSRVGHIAHMNLRDHQLPYKCLIGQVILDKNPGLTSVVNKTNMIDSTYRNFQMEVMAGEENMMTKAKENGCTYEFDFSKVYWNSRLGTEHDRITGLLNSGDVVFDVFAGVGPFTIPAAKKNCMVYANDLNPESYKWLVHNCKLNKVDRKVQAFNTDGREFIRTAVKEELSKYIKSFSIERKKRLHIVMNLPALALEFLDTFRHLLPEEPHNEIVLPTVHCYGFSKDDNPEKEVKERAEAMLGNTLESCSIHLVRRVAPNKEMMCISFELPAEVLFRRQTSNEGEPVSKRPRIDEDGSVESEAQV; encoded by the exons ATGAG GTTTATTAGGCAGTTTTACCACTCGGCAGGTCTACTAAACTCTTATGGCATCGCCACCTTCAATAAATTAGTCTTTCACCAACCCAAGCAGAGGTTTTGTGAAACGTTGACCTTCAGTACATTCCAAAAACAAAGACTTTTTTCAGCCATGACAGAAATAAAGGAGAATGACGAGGACATTGGATTGTTCTCTCCTAATCCCAGAGTTCGCGGGATGATGAGTCTGGACCGCGACGCCTTCACCAAAACTATACAGGTTCCTGCTCTCAAAATAAGGAAAGAAATCCTTAATAAAGTCATGAAACCTCTTAAACACAAACTTCTCCACCGGCCGCACCTGAAGAGAATAATTGACGACCCTGAAGATGACACCCAGAAGAATGTTATACTGGACCCGGCCATAGTCACGTCCGAGGACTCGTTTGATGACCGTGATCGTGAGCTTTTCACACGGCTGGACATCTGCCCCCAGGTTTTACGGGTTGATCTGCATCTGACGTATGAGAACTTTAAGACTGACGAGATCTTAGAAGCCGTTTTACCTAAAGGACAAGATGTCACCTCCAGTTTCAGCCGCGTAGGACATATCGCTCACATGAATCTGCGGGACCACCAGCTTCCTTATAAGTGTCTGATCG GTCAGGTGATACTGGATAAGAATCCCGGCCTTACGTCTGTCGTTAACAAAACCAACATGATTGACTCCACATATAGGAACTTTCAGATGGAAGTGATGGCTGGggaggaaaatatgatgacaaag GCGAAAGAAAACGGCTGCACTTATGAATTTGATTTTTCCAAAGTCTACTGGAACTCGCGGCTCGGCACGGAACACGATCGCATCACTGGGCTCCTGAATAGCGGAGATGTGGTGTTTGACGTGTTTGCTGGTGTGGGACCATTCACTAttcctgctgctaaaaaaaactgcatggtaTATGCCAACGACTTAAACCCAGAATCCTACAAGTGGCTCGTACATAACTGCAAACTGAATAAAGTGGACAGAAAAGTCCAGGCCTTCAACACGGATGGTCGGGAGTTCATCAGGACCGCGGTAAAGGAGGAGCTGTCCAAATACATCAAGTCCTTTTCTATAGAAAGGAAAAAACGGCTTCACATTGTCATGAACTTGCCGGCGTTGGCTCTGGAATTCCTTGATACGTTCAGACATCTCCTCCCTGAGGAACCGCACAATGAGATTGTTCTGCCGACTGTGCACTGCTACGGCTTCTCCAAAGACGACAACCCAGAGAAAGAAGTAAAAGAGCGGGCGGAGGCGATGTTAGGAAACACCCTGGAGAGTTGCTCCATCCATCTCGTAAGGAGGGTTGCGCCTAACAAGGAGATGATGTGTATCAGTTTTGAGTTGCCGGCTGAGGTTctttttagaagacaaacaagTAATGAAG GTGAACCGGTCTCGAAACGTCCCCGGATAGATGAAGACGGCAGCGTGGAGAGTGAAGCTCAAGTATAA